A single Glycine soja cultivar W05 chromosome 14, ASM419377v2, whole genome shotgun sequence DNA region contains:
- the LOC114383307 gene encoding probable calcium-binding protein CML18 gives MDDEVQQIFNKFDKNGDGKISMAELKDMLSALGSKTTDEELKRMIEELDQNGDGFIDLKEFADFHCNGGAGKDDSKELRDAFDLYDVDKNGLISAKELHHVLRNLGEKCSLSDCRRMISNVDGDGDGNVNFEEFKKMMTRS, from the coding sequence ATGGACGACGAAGTGCAGCAGATCTTCAACAAGTTCGACAAGAACGGCGACGGAAAAATCTCTATGGCAGAGCTGAAGGACATGCTCTCCGCGCTCGGATCCAAAACGACGGACGAGGAGTTGAAACGCATGATCGAGGAGCTCGACCAAAACGGCGACGGTTTCATTGACCTCAAGGAGTTCGCGGACTTTCACTGCAATGGCGGCGCCGGAAAGGACGACTCGAAGGAGCTCCGCGACGCGTTCGATCTCTACGACGTCGACAAGAACGGCCTCATCTCCGCGAAGGAGTTGCACCACGTGCTCCGGAATCTCGGCGAGAAGTGCTCCCTCAGTGACTGCCGGAGAATGATCAGCAACGTCGACGGCGACGGCGACGGCAACGTCAACTTCGAGGAATTCAAAAAGATGATGACTCGCTCTTAA
- the LOC114383350 gene encoding polcalcin Nic t 1, translating to MAEDPQDVADRERIFKRFDANGDGQISSAELGEALKALGSVTAEEVKRMMEEIDTDGDGYISYQEFTEFAKANRGLVKDVAKIF from the coding sequence ATGGCTGAAGATCCTCAAGACGTAGCCGATAGGGAGCGAATTTTCAAGCGTTTTGACGCCAATGGCGATGGCCAAATCTCTTCAGCTGAGCTTGGAGAAGCACTCAAGGCCCTTGGATCAGTCACAGCAGAAGAGGTGAAAAGGATGATGGAAGAGATTGACACTGATGGAGATGGCTACATTTCATATCAAGAGTTCACAGAATTCGCCAAAGCCAACCGTGGCCTAGTCAAAGATGT